From Coffea arabica cultivar ET-39 chromosome 10e, Coffea Arabica ET-39 HiFi, whole genome shotgun sequence, one genomic window encodes:
- the LOC113712830 gene encoding carbamoyl phosphate synthase arginine-specific large chain, chloroplastic — MAYCVNHCENVSLKLISSSSQPYSFNSTKNHLSNSNLFKLFFNATKPATRRSVISHLNSQCRPLFLHSAKLNWRVKVNSIRCEKGAVCDSNGSMNGGAFGGQKVGKRADIKKILILGAGPIVIGQACEFDYSGTQACKALREEGYEVILINSNPATIMTDPEMADRTYIEPMTPELVEQVLEKERPDALLPTMGGQTALNLAVALAESGVLDKYGIELIGAKLEAIKKAEDRDLFKQAMKNIGLKTPPSGIGTTMEECFEIANSIGEFPLIIRPAFTLGGTGGGIAYNREEFEAICKSGLAASLTSQVLVEKSLLGWKEYELEVMRDLADNVVIICSIENIDPMGVHTGDSITVAPAQTLTDKEYQRLRDYSIAIIREIGVECGGSNVQFAVNPEDGEVMVIEMNPRVSRSSALASKATGFPIAKMAAKLSVGYSLDQIPNDITKKTPASFEPSIDYVVTKIPRFAFEKFPGSEPILTTQMKSVGESMAVGRTFQESFQKAVRSLECGYPGWGCSQIKELDWDWDRLRYSLRVPSPDRIHTIYAAMKRGMKVNDIHELSYIDKWFLTQLKELVDVEQYLLSQKLSDLTKDDLYEVKKRGFSDKQIAFATKTTEKEVRLKRLSLGVKPAYKRVDTCAAEFEANTPYMYSSYDFECESAPTQRKKVLILGGGPNRIGQGIEFDYCCCHTSFALQDAGYETIMMNSNPETVSTDYDTSDRLYFEPLTVEDVLNIIDLEGPDGIIVQFGGQTPLKLALPIQQYLDEQKPKCKSGAGYVGIWGTSPDSIDAAEDRERFNAISEELQIEQPKGGIAKSEQDALAIAADIGYPVVVRPSYVLGGRAMEIVYSDDKLVRYLETAVEVDPERPVLIDKYLSDAIEIDVDALADSHGNVVIGGIMEHIEQAGVHSGDSACMIPTKTVSPSCLDTIRSWTAKLARRLNVCGLMNCQYAITASGEVFLLEANPRGSRTVPFVSKAIGHPLAKYASLVMSGKSLHELQFTREVIPRHVSVKEVVLPFEKFQGCDVLLGPEMRSTGEVMGIYFESSIAFAKAQIAAGQKLPLSGTLFLSLNDLTKPQIPTIAQAFLALGFNIVATSGTAHVLELEGIPVERVLKMHEGRPHAGDMIANGQIQLIVITSSSDDLDQIDGRKLRRMALAYKIPTITTVAGALATAEAIKSLKCNKIEMSALQDYFDSEKKAGSHQNMQSASSTVVVE; from the exons ATGGCCTATTGTGTCAATCATTGTGAAAACGTTTCGTTGAAGCTCATTTCATCATCATCACAGCCCTACAGTTTCAactccaccaaaaatcatttatCAAATTCCAATCTTTTTAAGTTATTCTTCAATGCCACCAAGCCAGCTACCAGGAGGAGTGTGATATCACATTTGAACTCTCAATGCCGTCCATTGTTTCTGCATTCTGCGAAATTGAACTGGAGAGTGAAGGTGAATTCAATTCGATGTGAGAAGGGTGCTGTTTGTGACAGCAATGGTTCGATGAATGGAGGTGCTTTCGGTGGCCAAAAAGTTGGGAAGAGGGCAGATATcaagaagattttgattttAGGTGCAGGGCCTATTGTGATTGGGCAAGCTTGTGAGTTCGATTATTCAGGGACTCAGGCTTGTAAAGCACTGAGGGAGGAGGGTTATGAGGTGATCCTCATCAACTCGAATCCTGCCACTATAATGACGGATCCAGAGATGGCTGATAGGACTTATATTGAACCTATGACACCAGAGCTGGTTGAGCAAGTGCTGGAGAAGGAGAGGCCTGATGCTTTATTGCCAACGATGGGAGGGCAGACGGCTCTTAACCTTGCTGTGGCATTGGCTGAAAGTGGGGTGCTGGACAAATATGGCATTGAGTTGATTGGGGCCAAGCTCGAAGCAATCAAGAAGGCCGAGGATCGGGATTTATTCAAGCAAGCTATGAAAAATATTGGGCTAAAGACTCCTCCTTCGGGGATTGGGACTACTATGGAGGAGTGTTTTGAGATAGCAAATTCTATTGGGGAGTTTCCATTGATTATTCGACCAGCTTTTACACTGGGAGGAACTGGAGGTGGTATTGCTTATAACAGGGAGGAGTTTGAGGCAATATGCAAGTCGGGGCTTGCAGCTAGCTTGACTTCTCAGGTTTTGGTGGAGAAGTCCCTTTTGGGATGGAAAGAATATGAGCTTGAAGTTATGAGAGACTTGGCAGATAATGTCGTTATTATCTGTTCAATTGAGAATATTGACCCAATGGGAGTCCATACTGGGGACTCTATCACTGTAGCTCCAGCACAGACTTTGACAGACAAAGAGTACCAGCGGCTTAGGGATTACTCTATTGCTATTATCAGGGAAATTGGGGTTGAATGTGGTGGTTCAAATGTTCAGTTTGCCGTCAATCCTGAAGATGGAGAGGTAATGGTGATTGAGATGAATCCTAGAGTTTCAAGGTCTTCAGCTTTAGCTTCCAAAGCTACTGGTTTTCCCATAGCAAAGATGGCTGCTAAACTTTCGGTTGGTTACTCCTTGGATCAGATTCCTAATGACATCACTAAGAAAACACCCGCTAGTTTTGAACCTTCTATAGATTATGTGGTTACCAAG ATACCCCGTTTTGCATTTGAGAAGTTCCCAGGCTCGGAGCCTATTCTAACAACCCAAATGAAGTCTGTTGGTGAATCAATGGCTGTTGGTCGGACATTCCAAGAATCCTTTCAGAAGGCTGTTCGTTCACTTGAGTGTGGCTACCCTGGGTGGGGTTGCTCACAAATCAAGGAATTGGATTGGGATTGGGATCGCCTGAGGTACAGCCTCAGAGTCCCTAGTCCAGACCGCATCCACACTATTTATGCAGCAATGAAGAGGGGAATGAAGGTGAATGACATCCATGAGCTGAGTTACATTGACAAGTGGTTCTTGACTCAGCTGAAGGAGCTTGTAGATGTGGAACAATATCTTTTGTCTCAGAAGTTGTCTGATTTAACAAAGGATGACCTCTATGAAGTGAAAAAGAGAGGTTTCAGTGATAAACAGATAGCTTTTGCTACAAAAACCACAGAGAAAGAAGTTCGGTTAAAGCGGTTATCATTGGGTGTTAAACCAGCATATAAGCGAGTTGATACATGTGCTGCCGAATTTGAGGCTAATACTCCTTACATGTACTCATCGTATGACTTTGAGTGTGAATCAGCTCCCACCCAAAGAAAAAAGGTTCTGATTTTAGGTGGTGGACCAAATCGGATTGGTCAAGGGATTGAATTTGATTACTGCTGCTGCCATACATCATTTGCCCTCCAG GATGCAGGCTATGAGACAATCATGATGAATTCGAATCCTGAAACAGTATCTACAGATTATGATACAAGTGATCGTCTCTATTTTGAACCACTGACAGTTGAAGATGTTCTCAACATAATAGATTTGGAGGGGCCTGATGGGATAATTGTGCAGTTTGGAGGTCAAACACCGTTGAAGCTGGCTCTTCCAATTCAGCAATACTTAGACGAGCAGAAGCCAAAATGCAAAAGTGGTGCTGGATATGTTGGTATTTGGGGTACGTCACCTGATTCCATTGATGCTGCTGAGGACAGGGAGAGATTCAATGCTATCAGTGAGGAATTGCAGATTGAGCAGCCAAAAGGGGGCATTGCCAAGAGTGAACAAGATGCTCTTGCTATTGCAGCAGATATAGGGTACCCAGTGGTTGTCAGACCGTCCTATGTATTGGGTGGCCGAGCGATGGAGATTGTTTACAGTGATGACAAGCTGGTGAGATACCTTGAAACAGCTGTGGAGGTGGATCCAGAACGTCCTGTTTTAATTGACAAATATTTATCTGATGCTATAGAAATTGATGTTGACGCACTTGCTGACTCACACGGCAATGTTGTAATTGGTGGAATAATGGAGCACATTGAGCAAGCTGGTGTCCATTCAGGTGATTCAGCTTGCATGATTCCCACAAAAACTGTTTCTCCATCATGTTTGGACACAATCAGGTCATGGACTGCAAAGTTGGCGAGGAGGTTAAATGTTTGTGGGCTCATGAATTGCCAATATGCCATAACAGCTAGTGGGGAAGTTTTCTTGCTTGAGGCAAATCCACGTGGATCCCGAACCGTTCCTTTTGTGTCTAAGGCAATTGGGCATCCCCTAGCTAAATATGCTTCTCTTGTCATGTCTGGGAAGTCCCTTCATGAATTGCAATTCACAAGAGAGGTTATACCGAGACATGTATCTGTTAAAGAAGTGGTCCTTCCATTTGAGAAATTTCAAGGGTGTGATGTGCTTCTGGGTCCTGAAATGCGTAGTACTGGAGAGGTAATGGGCATCTATTTCGAGTCTTCAATTGCTTTTGCAAAGGCACAAATAGCTGCTGGGCAAAAGCTTCCACTTTCTGGCACTTTGTTCCTGAGTTTAAATGACTTAACAAAGCCACAAATTCCCACAATTGCCCAGGCCTTTTTGGCTCTTGGGTTCAATATTGTTGCAACTTCTGGAACAGCACATGTTCTTGAGTTAGAAGGGATCCCAGTGGAGCGGGTCCTTAAGATGCACGAAGGACGACCACATGCTGGTGATATGATTGCCAACGGGCAAATACAGTTGATTGTCATCACAAGTTCTAGTGATGATCTTGACCAGATAGACGGCCGGAAGTTGAGGAGAATGGCCCTTGCTTACAAGATTCCTACAATTACGACTGTTGCTGGGGCTTTGGCTACTGCTGAAGCTATTAAAAGCTTGAAATGCAACAAGATTGAGATGTCAGCACTTCAGGACTACTTTGACAGTGAGAAGAAAGCAGGAAGCCATCAAAATATGCAATCTGCATCGTCTACTGTTGTAGTTGAATAG